GGTCGAGCAGCAGGCGCAGAGGATGCACTCGTAAAGTCCATCGAGCTTGCTGCGCTCCTGGATCGATTGCCGCCATTCCTTCTGTGGCGTCGCGGTGGTGGTGTGCAGCCACGGCTCGATCGACGCATATTGCGCGTAGAAATTGGTGAGGTCGGGAACGAGATCCTTGACGACAGGCTGGTGAGGCAGTGGGCGGATGGTGATCGGTCCGCTCTCGACCTCGCTCGCCGCGCGGGTGCAGGCCAGCGTGTTCTGCCCGTCGATGTTCATCGCGCAGGAGCCGCAGACGCCCTCGCGGCAGGAGCGGCGGAAGGTCAGCGTCGGGTCGATGTGGTTCTTGATCCATATCAGGCCGTCGAGGATCATCGGGCCGCAATCGGCGGTGTTGACGTAATAGGTGTCCATCCGCGGGTTCTGGCCGTCGTCCGGCGACCAGCGGTAGATGTGATATTCGCGCGTTTCGCCAGCACCCTCCGGCTTCGGCCATGTCTTTCCGCCTGTGACGGTGGAGTTTTTTGGCAGCGCGAATTCAACCATGACGTAAAGCCTTTGTCTTTGTCATTCCCTGCGGAGCGGGCAATCGCTCAATACACGCGCGCCTTCGGCGGAATGTACTGAATGTCGTTGGTCATCGTGTAGCTGTGCACCGGGCGGTAATCGATCGTGGTGTTGGCCTTGGGATCGATCCACGCCAGCGTGTGCTTCATCCAGTTCTTGTCGTCGCGCTCGGAGAAATCCTCGCGCGCATGCGCGCCGCGGCTCTCGGTGCGGTTGACGGCGGAATCCATCGTCACCACCGCCTGCACGATGAGATTGTCGAGTTCGAGCGTTTCGATCAGGTCGGTGTTCCAGATCAGCGAGCGGTCGGTGACGCCGATGTCGCTGATGCCGCCGTGAACCTTGTGGATCAGGTCCTTGCCTTCGGCGAGCACGTCGCCGGTGCGGAACACGGCGCAGTTGTTCTGCATCACGCGCTGCATCGAGTCGCGCAGCTTCGCGGTCGGCGTGCCGCCGGAGGCGTTGCGGAAATGGTCGAGGCGGGCGAGCGCCTTGTCGGCAGAATCGGCGGGCAGCTCCGGCTGCTTGCCGTCCGGCGTCAGCTTCTCGGCGCAGCGCAACGCCGCCGCGCGGCCGAACACCACGAGATCGATCAGCGAGTTCGAGCCGAGACGGTTGGCGCCGTGCACCGACACGCAAGCGGCTTCGCCGACCGCCATCAGGCCCTGCACCACCGCGTCGTCGTCGCCCGGCTTCTTCACGACAACCTCGCCGTGGAAATTGGTCGGGATGCCGCCCATGTTGTAGTGCACGGTCGGCAGCACCGGGATCGGCTCGCGGGTGACATCGACGCCGGCGAAAATCTTCGCCGATTCCGAAATGCCCGGCAGCCGCTGATGCAGCACGGCGGGATCGAGATGGTCGAGATGAAGGAAGATGTGGTCCTTCTTCTTGCCGACGCCGCGTCCCTCGCGAATTTCGATCGTCATCGCGCGCGAGACGACGTCGCGCGAGGCGAGATCCTTCGCGGATGGCGCATAGCGCTCCATGAAGCGCTCGCCCTCGGCGTTGACGAGATAGCCGCCTTCGCCGCGCGCGCCTTCGGTGATGAGACAGCCCGCCGGGAAAATGCCGGTCGGATGGAATTGCACGAATTCCATGTCCTGCAATGGCAGGCCCGCGCGCAGCGCCATGCCGCCGCCGTCGCCGGTGCAGGTATGCGCCGAGGTGCAGGACTGGTAGGCGCGGCCGTAGCCGCCGGTGGCGAGAATCGTGGTTTGCGCGCGAAAGCGATGCAGCGTGCCGTCGTCGAGCTTGAGCGCGACCACGCCGCGGCAGACGCCCTGATCGTCCATGATGAGATCGATGGCGAAAAACTCGATGAAGAATTCCGCCGAATGGCGCACCGCCTGACCGTACATCGTGTGGAGCATGGCGTGGCCGGTGCGGTCGGCGGCGGCGCAGGTGCGCTGCGCCTGGCCCTTGCCGAAATCGCGGGTCATGCCGCCGAATGGACGCTGGAAGATCTTGCCGTCTTCTGTGCGCGAGAACGGCACGCCCCAATGTTCAAGCTCATAGACGGCGGCGGGCGCGTTGCGCACCATGTATTCGATGGAGTCCTGATCGCCGAGCCAGTCCGATCCCTTCACGGTATCGTACATGTGCCAGCGCCAGTCGTCGGGATGCATGTTGCCGAGCGAGGCGGAGATGCCGCCTTGCGCGGCGACGGTGTGCGAGCGGGTCGGAAAGACTTTCGTGACGCAGGCGGTGCGAAGACCCGCTTCCGAACAGCCGACCACGGCGCGCAATCCCGCGCCTCCGGCGCCCACCACCACCACGTCGTAGGTGTGATCCTCGATCGGGTAGGCCGGGCCCGCGGCCTTGCCGTTTGCTGTCATGATTTAACTCCCGAACGAGAGCTTGAGGATCGCGAAGATCGACGCAAGCCCGACGGCGAACGAAAAGAAATTGTTGGCGATGATGGCGAGCAGCTTGAGCGCTTCGCCGTGCACGTAATCCTCGATCACGACCTGCACGCCGATCTTCATGTGCAGGCAGCCCGCGACGATGAAGAGCGCGAGCAGGATCGCGACGATCGGCGATCCGAGAAGCTGCGCGGCGGCGGCCTGATCGCGCCCGGTCAGCATCAGCACAACGACCGCGACGGGGATTATCAGGAGCGCCATCGCGAGCGCCGTGACGCGCTGGCGGAAGAAATCGGAAGTGCCAGCATGGGCGGCGCCGAGACGGCGCACATTGGCGAGCGGGGTGCGCATCGAGGCGGATTTGCCGGTGTCACGCGCGCTCATCGGCCGGCTCCGATCATGTAGAAGGCGGTCCACAGCGCGGCGGTGGCGACGATCCCGGCGACGAGCGCGATTTGCGTCAGCCGCTCGCGGGCTTCCGGGCCGAAACCATGCCCGGTGTCCCAGGCGAAGTAGCGCAATCCGCTGAAGGCGTGATGCAAGAGCGACCAGGTGAAGCCGATTTCGATCAGACGGCCGATCCAGCTCGTCGTGAAACTCTGGAGGCAGGCATAGGCGGCGGGGCCGGACGCGGTGGCGATCAGCCACCAGGCCAGCAACAGCGTGCCGGCATAAAGGGCGAGTCCGGTGACGCGGTGGATGATCGACATGATCATCGTCAACGTCCACCGATAGGTCATGAAGGGTGAGAGCGGACGTCCTGTCTGTGCGGCCATCGGTGACTTTTCGAGAAAATGCGGCGAAGGTTTTCTTCGCGCCCGAGGGTTAGAGAATTTCTATTTACGGACAGGAAGGAATGAGCGCAATGCGAAACTATGATAATTGAGAATATTGATTCATTATTTAGTTGTGACGATTAGCTATGTATTTTGTATGCCAGTGCAAACACGCGCTTTATGAAAATGATCAATAATTCATTCTTTGATCTTCCGACGCCTCTGGAGAAGCCTCGATTTGCTCACGGGTCGGTTTTCGGCTAAAGTGCGACAAATTAACGCATTATGTTCTTGATGGCGCTTCCCGAAATCCCGCCCCAGCAGCCCGCCCGCCGGCCCGATCCGGATTTCAAAAAGACCCCGTTCATGGGCATCTTTGGCTTCTCCGCGATCGGATTGTTGCTGTGCCTCATCCTGACGAGGATGCCGATCTCCCGCACCTACATGCCGCTGGAAATTTGCCTGCTCTGTGCCGCCGGTCCGCTGGCGGCATGGCTCGGCTTTTCGCTCGGCGGTGGCGAGTAGCGCTTCCCGGTGTGCAGACCTTCAGGTTCCGCAGACCGGGCATGCCTCATCTGCGGAACTCGCGGCTGATGCGCCGCCCGGCTATTTCGCGCCTGCGTAGAGATTTCCGTAGGTGTCGCGCAGGATGTTCTTCTGCACCTTGCCCATGGTGTTGCGCGGCAGTTCGTCGATGAACAGCACGCGCTTGGGCAATTTGAATTTCGCGAGGCGGCCGTCGAGCGCGCGCAGCACGGCGGCCTCATCCAGCGGCGTCTTCCTGTCGGGCACCACCACGGCGGTAACGCCTTCGCCGAAATCGGCATGCGGCACGCCGATCACCGCGCTCTCGATCACGCCGGGGATGGCGTCGATCTCGCTCTCGATTTCCTTCGGGTAGACGTTGAAGCCGCCCGAGATCACGAGATCCTTGCCGCGCCCGATGATGTGCACATAGCCGCGCGGGTCGATCTTGCCGAGGTCGCCGGTGATGAAGAAGCCGTCGCGGAATTCGGCCTTGGTCTTGTCCGGCATCCGCCAGTAGCCCTGAAACACGTTCGGGCCCTTGACCTCCAGCATGCCGATCTCGTCGCGCGGCAGTTCGCGGCCGGTTTCGGGATCGGTGACGCGCATGGTGACGCCCGGCAGGGGAAAGCCGACCGCGCCCGGCACGCGGTCGCCGTCATACGGGTTCGAGGTGTTCATGTTGGTTTCGGTCATGCCGTAGCGCTCCAGCACGGCATGGCCGGTGCGCGCCGACCATTCGCGATGGGTTTCGGCGAGAAGCGGCGCGGAGCCGGAAATAAACAGCCGCATGTGGGACGCGGCTTCCTTCGTCAGGCGCGGATTCTGCAACAGCCGCACGTAGAAAGTCGGCACGCCCATCAGCACGGTCGCGCGCGGCATCAGGTCGATGATGCGGTCGGTGTCGAGCTTGTTGAGGAAGATCATCGTCGCGCGCGCGACCAGGCAGGTGTTGATCGCCACGAACAGGCCGTGCGTATGATAGATCGGCAGCGCGTGGATCAGCACGTCCTTGTCGGTGAAGCGCCAGTAGTCCACCAGTGTCAGCGCGTTCGATGTGAGATTGTCGTGCGACAGCATCGCGCCCTTGGAGCGGCCGGTGGTGCCGGAGGTGTAGAGGATGGCGGCGAGGTCGCTGCCATCGCGATGGACCGTCGGGAAAGATGTTGCGGACTTTGCCGCGCCCTCGCTGAGCGAACCGCGCCCTTCGCTGTCCAGCGTCTCGACGCGGGCGCCGATGGGTTTGGCGATGCCGGCGATGCCCGCCGCTTTCGCGGGGTCGCAGACGATCAGCGACGGTTCGGCATCTCCGAAAAAATATTCAAGTTCGTTGAGCGTGTAGGCGGTGTTGAGCGGCAGGAAAATCGCGCCAGCGCGCACGGTGGCGAGATAGAGCATCACCGCGGCGACGGATTTCTCGACCTGCACGGCAACGCGGTCGCCGGGCTTCACGCCGCAAGCCTGGAGATGGCTGGCATATTGCGCCGCGCGCTCATCGAGTTCGCGATAGCTGATGGGCGCGTGGCCATCCGGTTCGATCGCCGTCTTGAGAGGGTCCTTCAACCCGTCGAACAGGCGGGCGTAGAGATTGGCGTTGGCGGATGCGGTCATGAGAGAAAGTCCAATAAACAGATGAGAATTCGGCTTTACCAAAGCCGCGCTGCACAATGCAATGCAGACCATCGCATGAAGAAGCGTGCCCTAGCGGGCGCCGTTGCGGCTGAAAGGCAGCGCGCGCTGGAACAGGCTCACCACCGCGCCGAGCGCCAGCGCCGCCGCCGAGACTGCGAGCGCGGACGACAGCGTTCCGGTGAGATCGGTGATCGCGCCGGTGACGAGAGGGCCGAGGATCTGCCCGATGCTGAAGATGATGGTGATGACCGCGATCACGCGCGGCCAGGCGGGCTCGGGATAATTGAATCGCGTGAAGGCGGTGGTCGCGATCGTGGTGGCGAGAAAGCCGTTGCCGAAAATCAGCGCCGACGCGGCAAAGATCCATGGCGAGGAGCCCGCGAGCGGAAGCCCCGCGCCGATCGCGGTGATCCCGATCATCAGCGCCATCGCGAAGCCGCTCTGCCCGCGCGCCATCACGCCGCGCCAGATCCATGGCGCGCTGATGCCGCCCAATCCGATCAGACACCAGAACGCGCTCTGCGCCGCAGCGCCTCCGCCATCGTCGCGGATGTAGGCGATCATGAAGGTGAGATAGGCGATGTAGCCCGCGCCGTAGAGGAAATAGCCCGCGAGATAGGGCAGGATCGGCATCACCGATGAATCCTGTCTGGCCGTTCCGACGCTGACCGGATGCACGCGGATACGCAGCAGCGGCACCGCCATCACCGCCGAGATCGCGGCG
The nucleotide sequence above comes from [Pseudomonas] carboxydohydrogena. Encoded proteins:
- a CDS encoding succinate dehydrogenase iron-sulfur subunit, which produces MVEFALPKNSTVTGGKTWPKPEGAGETREYHIYRWSPDDGQNPRMDTYYVNTADCGPMILDGLIWIKNHIDPTLTFRRSCREGVCGSCAMNIDGQNTLACTRAASEVESGPITIRPLPHQPVVKDLVPDLTNFYAQYASIEPWLHTTTATPQKEWRQSIQERSKLDGLYECILCACCSTSCPSYWWNSDRYLGPAALLQADRWVNDSRDEATGARLDNLEDPFRLYRCHTIMNCTKACPKGLNPAKAIADLKAKMVERQV
- the sdhA gene encoding succinate dehydrogenase flavoprotein subunit, whose translation is MTANGKAAGPAYPIEDHTYDVVVVGAGGAGLRAVVGCSEAGLRTACVTKVFPTRSHTVAAQGGISASLGNMHPDDWRWHMYDTVKGSDWLGDQDSIEYMVRNAPAAVYELEHWGVPFSRTEDGKIFQRPFGGMTRDFGKGQAQRTCAAADRTGHAMLHTMYGQAVRHSAEFFIEFFAIDLIMDDQGVCRGVVALKLDDGTLHRFRAQTTILATGGYGRAYQSCTSAHTCTGDGGGMALRAGLPLQDMEFVQFHPTGIFPAGCLITEGARGEGGYLVNAEGERFMERYAPSAKDLASRDVVSRAMTIEIREGRGVGKKKDHIFLHLDHLDPAVLHQRLPGISESAKIFAGVDVTREPIPVLPTVHYNMGGIPTNFHGEVVVKKPGDDDAVVQGLMAVGEAACVSVHGANRLGSNSLIDLVVFGRAAALRCAEKLTPDGKQPELPADSADKALARLDHFRNASGGTPTAKLRDSMQRVMQNNCAVFRTGDVLAEGKDLIHKVHGGISDIGVTDRSLIWNTDLIETLELDNLIVQAVVTMDSAVNRTESRGAHAREDFSERDDKNWMKHTLAWIDPKANTTIDYRPVHSYTMTNDIQYIPPKARVY
- the sdhD gene encoding succinate dehydrogenase, hydrophobic membrane anchor protein, with translation MSARDTGKSASMRTPLANVRRLGAAHAGTSDFFRQRVTALAMALLIIPVAVVVLMLTGRDQAAAAQLLGSPIVAILLALFIVAGCLHMKIGVQVVIEDYVHGEALKLLAIIANNFFSFAVGLASIFAILKLSFGS
- the sdhC gene encoding succinate dehydrogenase, cytochrome b556 subunit, whose product is MAAQTGRPLSPFMTYRWTLTMIMSIIHRVTGLALYAGTLLLAWWLIATASGPAAYACLQSFTTSWIGRLIEIGFTWSLLHHAFSGLRYFAWDTGHGFGPEARERLTQIALVAGIVATAALWTAFYMIGAGR
- a CDS encoding malonate--CoA ligase; this encodes MTASANANLYARLFDGLKDPLKTAIEPDGHAPISYRELDERAAQYASHLQACGVKPGDRVAVQVEKSVAAVMLYLATVRAGAIFLPLNTAYTLNELEYFFGDAEPSLIVCDPAKAAGIAGIAKPIGARVETLDSEGRGSLSEGAAKSATSFPTVHRDGSDLAAILYTSGTTGRSKGAMLSHDNLTSNALTLVDYWRFTDKDVLIHALPIYHTHGLFVAINTCLVARATMIFLNKLDTDRIIDLMPRATVLMGVPTFYVRLLQNPRLTKEAASHMRLFISGSAPLLAETHREWSARTGHAVLERYGMTETNMNTSNPYDGDRVPGAVGFPLPGVTMRVTDPETGRELPRDEIGMLEVKGPNVFQGYWRMPDKTKAEFRDGFFITGDLGKIDPRGYVHIIGRGKDLVISGGFNVYPKEIESEIDAIPGVIESAVIGVPHADFGEGVTAVVVPDRKTPLDEAAVLRALDGRLAKFKLPKRVLFIDELPRNTMGKVQKNILRDTYGNLYAGAK
- a CDS encoding YbfB/YjiJ family MFS transporter, with amino-acid sequence MTTRAPTVAETRPALAVLTLALGPAIGLGICRFAYSLVLPDMRDTLVWSYATAGAMNTINAAGYLAGALLAAPMAKRIGLLKTIHLGIAMCLVSLAISSVSGAPVPFGFARTLSGIGGAFALVCGGALAASIAQMHPMRAALLIGLFYNGPAMGLIISGSISPFLLQGFGRGSWWIVWIVLAAISAVMAVPLLRIRVHPVSVGTARQDSSVMPILPYLAGYFLYGAGYIAYLTFMIAYIRDDGGGAAAQSAFWCLIGLGGISAPWIWRGVMARGQSGFAMALMIGITAIGAGLPLAGSSPWIFAASALIFGNGFLATTIATTAFTRFNYPEPAWPRVIAVITIIFSIGQILGPLVTGAITDLTGTLSSALAVSAAALALGAVVSLFQRALPFSRNGAR